In one window of Oncorhynchus gorbuscha isolate QuinsamMale2020 ecotype Even-year linkage group LG23, OgorEven_v1.0, whole genome shotgun sequence DNA:
- the LOC124011150 gene encoding capping protein-inhibiting regulator of actin dynamics-like isoform X2, translating into MDSNAGEVEDSGEELTGRKKSRFKLLKSRLFGRLKRKETEGLMKQSQSASDVTADVIAPRDDDSEDDCLGGPNTLGSRALSHDSIFLADQSQSSSEPTRVLSQENVHSRIRELQLKLQRQNMCLGPPPLLITGKRMEDSGATSEDDGLPQSPPEILFHDRTAQGPSYKFPDTHRHHSSLSLAGTGSEEEEQCLSQPSSRPLSPNPASPCDPEPSPAVDFTSPAQYTPSLDSSAARHRMSVKPRNQRASAKGRKGPLRASRLGSESLSDLDPDQPLSEREEEQDGTEDEDREEEEERERPFSSSPKDSEEKPWQSVPPGGQKEVLQIQESSETEGRVTTNPLYLQAMTSPLSEPMTKTSILETPSLSTPPSAAVEEPQKPPEPIRVKRPRTLIQDNSDQGSRSGSTSEKTLFRPLSPVYGSDNITSITNQLPSKEKPEENMTPATSNKGDRLSRNTQGVSIADTSSSTHHSALPTHASRVIRQTQTPAYESESVRETTAVPLSGINEETSKLDLVQRTTGPPTGHEDTLPRANSFSTSSLRQRSKSATGRAHTGTRNEEMNAEGKGGEGLVAKNPHQESVRRQEVKPEQATFKGLKENQPQPSPQERKVQTEVEVVEETGLKGGEKRDGQSEGNEEEEQERRSAFGVKLRTTSQSLKYRLERDQEFRVKCHIVSTTAEPVKGEIGTSSKVRGDLANKASRKGPSQVSDCPPPYTPDRNRLNENQDKGPSSRPALGLPRWTETPGSNGSAGSEPVWMSMAREKTRSLQKHLSPETDAGMGGTTTPQYTPSPRPAPTPAPQPRLQPTAQPSTQPPSQSQPSTKTASQKQTSPPVVQSPSQPIPSRRPILQEMHLTAKLKTLPSDQPNTQSPSQPIPSRRPILQEMHLTAKLKTLPSDQPNTQSPSQPIPSGRPILREMHLTAKLKTLPSDQPNTQTASQPTPQGTAQQLTQPSSQPHTPTRPTLRGASERSSTSLKRAEKMPVEKWTERALPTGTMEESSNGQIEIHIANPEIPSSSSSSSSLSHRGQPTWMELAKRKSLAWSDKTMD; encoded by the exons ATGGATAGCAACGCTGGGGAAGTGGAGGACTCAGGAGAAGAGCTTACAG GGAGGAAGAAGTCTCGGTTCAAGCTGCTGAAGAGTCGTCTGTTTGGCCGTCTGAAGAGGAAGGAGACTGAAGGACTGATGAAGCAGAGCCAGTCTGCCAGTGATGTCACTGCTGATGTCATAGCTCCGAGGGACGACGACTCAGAGGATGACTGTTT GGGCGGTCCAAATACACTGGGGTCCAGAGCTCTGTCACATGACAGCATCTTCCTGGCTGACCAATCACAGAGCTCCTCTGAGCCGACGAGGGTTCTGTCTCAGGAGAACGTACACAGCAGGATACGAGAACTGCAG CTGAAACTGCAGCGACAGAACATGTGTCTGGGCCCTCCCCCCTTGCTGATCACTGGAAAGAGAATGGAAGATTCTGGAGCCACCTCTGAGGATGATGGTTTACCCCAGAGCCCTCCAGAGATCTTGTTCCATGACCGAACAGCACAGGGGCCTTCCTACAAG TTCCCTGACACTCACAGGCACCATAGCTCTCTGAGTTTAGCAGGGACaggaagtgaggaggaggagcag TGCCTCTCCCAGCcctcctcccgtcctctctccccGAATCCTGCTTCCCCCTGTGATCCAGAGCCCTCCCCTGCAGTGGACttcaccagcccagcccagtacaCTCCTAGCCTGGACAGCTCTGCCGCCCGTCACCGCATGTCTGTTAAACCCAGGAACCAGAGGGCCAGCGCCAAGGGACGGAAAGGTCCCCTG AGAGCAAGCAGACTTGGCTCAGAGAGCCTGAGTGACCTGGACCCAGACCAGCCCCTGtctgagagggaggaagagcaggATGGAACGGAGgacgaggacagagaggaagaggaggagagggagcgacCGTTCTCTTCATCTCCAAAAGACTCTGAGGAGAAGCCCTGGCAGTCAGTACCCCCTGGTGGTCAGAAAGAGGTATTACAGATACAAGAGTCCTCTGAGACAGAGGGACGCGTCACCACCAACCCTCTCTACCTCCAGGCTATGACCTCTCCTCTATCAGAACCCATGACCAAGACCTCCATCCTGGAGACCCCGAGCCTGTCCACTcccccttcagcagcagtggaGGAGCCACAGAAGCCCCCGGAACCTATCCGGGTCAAACGCCCAAGAACTCTCATCCAGGATAATTCAGACCAGGGAAGTCGGTCTGGGTCTACATCTGAAAAGACCCTCTTCAGGCCTCTCAGTCCTGTCTATGGATCAGATAATATCACTTCCATCACAAATCAACTGCCCTCAAAAGAGAAGCCAGAGGAGAATATGACCCCAGCCACCTCTAACAAGGGAGACAGGTTGAGCAGAAACACACAGGGTGTGAGCATAGCAGACACCAGCAGCTCTACACACCACTCTGCTCTACCTACCCATGCCTCTCGCGTTATaagacaaacacagacacctgCTTATGAGAGCgagtctgtcagagagactacAGCAGTCCCACTGTCGGGCATTAATGAAGAAACCTCCAAATTGGACCTGGTGCAGAGGACAACAGGGCCACCTACTGGCCATGAAGACACACTGCCTAGAGCAAACagtttctccacctcctccttgaGACAGCGTTCCAAGAGTGCCACTGGCAGAGCCCACACAGGGACGAGAAACGAGGAGATGAATGCAGAAGGAAAAGGAGGGGAGGGTTTGGTGGCCAAGAACCCTCATCAGGAGTCTGTCAGAAGGCAAGAGGTAAAACCAGAGCAGGCCACATTTAAAGGCCTGAAGGAAAACCAACCACAACCCTCACCTCAGGAGAGAAAAGTACAAACAGAGGTAGAAGTCGTGGAGGAGACAGGactgaagggaggagagaaaagggatgGGCAGAGTGAgggaaatgaggaggaggagcaggagaggaggagtgctTTCGGAGTGAAGCTGCGCACCACTTCTCAGTCTCTGAAGTATCGCTTGGAGAGGGACCAAGAATTCAGGGTTAAGTGTCATATTGTCTCAACAACTGCAGAACCAGTCAAAGGCGAAATTGGCACAAGTTCAAAGGTCAGGGGTGACTTGGCAAATAAGGCATCGAGGAAGGGCCCGTCACAAGTGTCTGATTGCCCCCCCCCATACACCCCTGACAGAAACAGACTCAACGAGAACCAAG ACAAAGGCCCATCCTCCAGACCTGCTCTGGGGCTCCCAAGATGGACTGAGACCCCTGGGTCTAATGGGTCAGCTGGATCGGAGCCTGTCTGGATGTCCATGGCCCGGGAAAAGACCAGGAGTCTCCAAAAGCATCTCAGTCCAGAGACAGATGCTGGGATGGGGGGGACAACAACGCCCCAGTACACCCCATCACCACggccagctccaaccccagccccacAGCCGAGATTACAACCAACAGCTCAGCCATCAACACAACCTCCATCACAATCACAGCCAAGCACAAAAACAGCCTCGCAAAAACAAACATCACCCCCAGTGGTACAATCACCATCTCAACCAATACCAAGCCGTAGACCAATCCTACAGGAAATGCATCTGACAGCTAAACTCAAAACATTGCCTTCAGATCAGCCTAACACACAATCACCATCTCAACCAATACCAAGCCGTAGACCAATCCTACAGGAAATGCATCTGACAGCTAAACTCAAAACATTGCCTTCAGATCAGCCTAACACACAATCACCATCTCAACCAATACCAAGCGGTAGACCAATCCTACGGGAAATGCATCTGACAGCTAAACTCAAAACATTGCCTTCAGATCAGCCTAACACACAAACAGCATCACAACCGACACCACAAGGAACAGCGCAACAGCTGACACAACCGTCCTCCCAACCTCACACGCCAACCAGACCAACTCTACGAGGAGCGTCTGAGAGATCCTCCACGTCTCTGAAGAGAGCTGAGAAGATGCCTGTGGAGAAATGGACAGAAAGAGCGCTCCCAACTGGGACTATG GAGGAATCTAGCAATGGTCAAATTGAGATTCACATCGCAAATCCTGAGATACcttcttcttcatcatcatcatcctcattgtCACACCGGGGTCAGCCAACCTGGATGGAACTTGCCAAGAGGAAATCTCTGGCCTGGAGTGACAAGACTATGGACTAA
- the LOC124011150 gene encoding CRACD-like protein isoform X3 codes for MDSNAGEVEDSGEELTGRKKSRFKLLKSRLFGRLKRKETEGLMKQSQSASDVTADVIAPRDDDSEDDCLGGPNTLGSRALSHDSIFLADQSQSSSEPTRVLSQENVHSRIRELQLKLQRQNMCLGPPPLLITGKRMEDSGATSEDDGLPQSPPEILFHDRTAQGPSYKFPDTHRHHSSLSLAGTGSEEEEQCLSQPSSRPLSPNPASPCDPEPSPAVDFTSPAQYTPSLDSSAARHRMSVKPRNQRASAKGRKGPLRASRLGSESLSDLDPDQPLSEREEEQDGTEDEDREEEEERERPFSSSPKDSEEKPWQSVPPGGQKEVLQIQESSETEGRVTTNPLYLQAMTSPLSEPMTKTSILETPSLSTPPSAAVEEPQKPPEPIRVKRPRTLIQDNSDQGSRSGSTSEKTLFRPLSPVYGSDNITSITNQLPSKEKPEENMTPATSNKGDRLSRNTQGVSIADTSSSTHHSALPTHASRVIRQTQTPAYESESVRETTAVPLSGINEETSKLDLVQRTTGPPTGHEDTLPRANSFSTSSLRQRSKSATGRAHTGTRNEEMNAEGKGGEGLVAKNPHQESVRRQEVKPEQATFKGLKENQPQPSPQERKVQTEVEVVEETGLKGGEKRDGQSEGNEEEEQERRSAFGVKLRTTSQSLKYRLERDQEFRVKCHIVSTTAEPVKGEIGTSSKVRGDLANKASRKGPSQVSDCPPPYTPDRNRLNENQDDDDTDLVVDAFSDPDKGPSSRPALGLPRWTETPGSNGSAGSEPVWMSMAREKTRSLQKHLSPETDAGMGGTTTPQYTPSPRPAPTPAPQPRLQPTAQPSTQPPSQSQPSTKTASQKQTSPPVVQSPSQPIPSRRPILQEMHLTAKLKTLPSDQPNTQSPSQPIPSGRPILREMHLTAKLKTLPSDQPNTQTASQPTPQGTAQQLTQPSSQPHTPTRPTLRGASERSSTSLKRAEKMPVEKWTERALPTGTMEESSNGQIEIHIANPEIPSSSSSSSSLSHRGQPTWMELAKRKSLAWSDKTMD; via the exons ATGGATAGCAACGCTGGGGAAGTGGAGGACTCAGGAGAAGAGCTTACAG GGAGGAAGAAGTCTCGGTTCAAGCTGCTGAAGAGTCGTCTGTTTGGCCGTCTGAAGAGGAAGGAGACTGAAGGACTGATGAAGCAGAGCCAGTCTGCCAGTGATGTCACTGCTGATGTCATAGCTCCGAGGGACGACGACTCAGAGGATGACTGTTT GGGCGGTCCAAATACACTGGGGTCCAGAGCTCTGTCACATGACAGCATCTTCCTGGCTGACCAATCACAGAGCTCCTCTGAGCCGACGAGGGTTCTGTCTCAGGAGAACGTACACAGCAGGATACGAGAACTGCAG CTGAAACTGCAGCGACAGAACATGTGTCTGGGCCCTCCCCCCTTGCTGATCACTGGAAAGAGAATGGAAGATTCTGGAGCCACCTCTGAGGATGATGGTTTACCCCAGAGCCCTCCAGAGATCTTGTTCCATGACCGAACAGCACAGGGGCCTTCCTACAAG TTCCCTGACACTCACAGGCACCATAGCTCTCTGAGTTTAGCAGGGACaggaagtgaggaggaggagcag TGCCTCTCCCAGCcctcctcccgtcctctctccccGAATCCTGCTTCCCCCTGTGATCCAGAGCCCTCCCCTGCAGTGGACttcaccagcccagcccagtacaCTCCTAGCCTGGACAGCTCTGCCGCCCGTCACCGCATGTCTGTTAAACCCAGGAACCAGAGGGCCAGCGCCAAGGGACGGAAAGGTCCCCTG AGAGCAAGCAGACTTGGCTCAGAGAGCCTGAGTGACCTGGACCCAGACCAGCCCCTGtctgagagggaggaagagcaggATGGAACGGAGgacgaggacagagaggaagaggaggagagggagcgacCGTTCTCTTCATCTCCAAAAGACTCTGAGGAGAAGCCCTGGCAGTCAGTACCCCCTGGTGGTCAGAAAGAGGTATTACAGATACAAGAGTCCTCTGAGACAGAGGGACGCGTCACCACCAACCCTCTCTACCTCCAGGCTATGACCTCTCCTCTATCAGAACCCATGACCAAGACCTCCATCCTGGAGACCCCGAGCCTGTCCACTcccccttcagcagcagtggaGGAGCCACAGAAGCCCCCGGAACCTATCCGGGTCAAACGCCCAAGAACTCTCATCCAGGATAATTCAGACCAGGGAAGTCGGTCTGGGTCTACATCTGAAAAGACCCTCTTCAGGCCTCTCAGTCCTGTCTATGGATCAGATAATATCACTTCCATCACAAATCAACTGCCCTCAAAAGAGAAGCCAGAGGAGAATATGACCCCAGCCACCTCTAACAAGGGAGACAGGTTGAGCAGAAACACACAGGGTGTGAGCATAGCAGACACCAGCAGCTCTACACACCACTCTGCTCTACCTACCCATGCCTCTCGCGTTATaagacaaacacagacacctgCTTATGAGAGCgagtctgtcagagagactacAGCAGTCCCACTGTCGGGCATTAATGAAGAAACCTCCAAATTGGACCTGGTGCAGAGGACAACAGGGCCACCTACTGGCCATGAAGACACACTGCCTAGAGCAAACagtttctccacctcctccttgaGACAGCGTTCCAAGAGTGCCACTGGCAGAGCCCACACAGGGACGAGAAACGAGGAGATGAATGCAGAAGGAAAAGGAGGGGAGGGTTTGGTGGCCAAGAACCCTCATCAGGAGTCTGTCAGAAGGCAAGAGGTAAAACCAGAGCAGGCCACATTTAAAGGCCTGAAGGAAAACCAACCACAACCCTCACCTCAGGAGAGAAAAGTACAAACAGAGGTAGAAGTCGTGGAGGAGACAGGactgaagggaggagagaaaagggatgGGCAGAGTGAgggaaatgaggaggaggagcaggagaggaggagtgctTTCGGAGTGAAGCTGCGCACCACTTCTCAGTCTCTGAAGTATCGCTTGGAGAGGGACCAAGAATTCAGGGTTAAGTGTCATATTGTCTCAACAACTGCAGAACCAGTCAAAGGCGAAATTGGCACAAGTTCAAAGGTCAGGGGTGACTTGGCAAATAAGGCATCGAGGAAGGGCCCGTCACAAGTGTCTGATTGCCCCCCCCCATACACCCCTGACAGAAACAGACTCAACGAGAACCAAG ATGATGATGATACTGACCTGGTAGTAGATGCCTTTTCAGACCCAG ACAAAGGCCCATCCTCCAGACCTGCTCTGGGGCTCCCAAGATGGACTGAGACCCCTGGGTCTAATGGGTCAGCTGGATCGGAGCCTGTCTGGATGTCCATGGCCCGGGAAAAGACCAGGAGTCTCCAAAAGCATCTCAGTCCAGAGACAGATGCTGGGATGGGGGGGACAACAACGCCCCAGTACACCCCATCACCACggccagctccaaccccagccccacAGCCGAGATTACAACCAACAGCTCAGCCATCAACACAACCTCCATCACAATCACAGCCAAGCACAAAAACAGCCTCGCAAAAACAAACATCACCCCCAGTGGTACAATCACCATCTCAACCAATACCAAGCCGTAGACCAATCCTACAGGAAATGCATCTGACAGCTAAACTCAAAACATTGCCTTCAG ATCAGCCTAACACACAATCACCATCTCAACCAATACCAAGCGGTAGACCAATCCTACGGGAAATGCATCTGACAGCTAAACTCAAAACATTGCCTTCAGATCAGCCTAACACACAAACAGCATCACAACCGACACCACAAGGAACAGCGCAACAGCTGACACAACCGTCCTCCCAACCTCACACGCCAACCAGACCAACTCTACGAGGAGCGTCTGAGAGATCCTCCACGTCTCTGAAGAGAGCTGAGAAGATGCCTGTGGAGAAATGGACAGAAAGAGCGCTCCCAACTGGGACTATG GAGGAATCTAGCAATGGTCAAATTGAGATTCACATCGCAAATCCTGAGATACcttcttcttcatcatcatcatcctcattgtCACACCGGGGTCAGCCAACCTGGATGGAACTTGCCAAGAGGAAATCTCTGGCCTGGAGTGACAAGACTATGGACTAA
- the LOC124011150 gene encoding capping protein-inhibiting regulator of actin dynamics-like isoform X1, whose protein sequence is MDSNAGEVEDSGEELTGRKKSRFKLLKSRLFGRLKRKETEGLMKQSQSASDVTADVIAPRDDDSEDDCLGGPNTLGSRALSHDSIFLADQSQSSSEPTRVLSQENVHSRIRELQLKLQRQNMCLGPPPLLITGKRMEDSGATSEDDGLPQSPPEILFHDRTAQGPSYKFPDTHRHHSSLSLAGTGSEEEEQCLSQPSSRPLSPNPASPCDPEPSPAVDFTSPAQYTPSLDSSAARHRMSVKPRNQRASAKGRKGPLRASRLGSESLSDLDPDQPLSEREEEQDGTEDEDREEEEERERPFSSSPKDSEEKPWQSVPPGGQKEVLQIQESSETEGRVTTNPLYLQAMTSPLSEPMTKTSILETPSLSTPPSAAVEEPQKPPEPIRVKRPRTLIQDNSDQGSRSGSTSEKTLFRPLSPVYGSDNITSITNQLPSKEKPEENMTPATSNKGDRLSRNTQGVSIADTSSSTHHSALPTHASRVIRQTQTPAYESESVRETTAVPLSGINEETSKLDLVQRTTGPPTGHEDTLPRANSFSTSSLRQRSKSATGRAHTGTRNEEMNAEGKGGEGLVAKNPHQESVRRQEVKPEQATFKGLKENQPQPSPQERKVQTEVEVVEETGLKGGEKRDGQSEGNEEEEQERRSAFGVKLRTTSQSLKYRLERDQEFRVKCHIVSTTAEPVKGEIGTSSKVRGDLANKASRKGPSQVSDCPPPYTPDRNRLNENQDDDDTDLVVDAFSDPDKGPSSRPALGLPRWTETPGSNGSAGSEPVWMSMAREKTRSLQKHLSPETDAGMGGTTTPQYTPSPRPAPTPAPQPRLQPTAQPSTQPPSQSQPSTKTASQKQTSPPVVQSPSQPIPSRRPILQEMHLTAKLKTLPSDQPNTQSPSQPIPSRRPILQEMHLTAKLKTLPSDQPNTQSPSQPIPSGRPILREMHLTAKLKTLPSDQPNTQTASQPTPQGTAQQLTQPSSQPHTPTRPTLRGASERSSTSLKRAEKMPVEKWTERALPTGTMEESSNGQIEIHIANPEIPSSSSSSSSLSHRGQPTWMELAKRKSLAWSDKTMD, encoded by the exons ATGGATAGCAACGCTGGGGAAGTGGAGGACTCAGGAGAAGAGCTTACAG GGAGGAAGAAGTCTCGGTTCAAGCTGCTGAAGAGTCGTCTGTTTGGCCGTCTGAAGAGGAAGGAGACTGAAGGACTGATGAAGCAGAGCCAGTCTGCCAGTGATGTCACTGCTGATGTCATAGCTCCGAGGGACGACGACTCAGAGGATGACTGTTT GGGCGGTCCAAATACACTGGGGTCCAGAGCTCTGTCACATGACAGCATCTTCCTGGCTGACCAATCACAGAGCTCCTCTGAGCCGACGAGGGTTCTGTCTCAGGAGAACGTACACAGCAGGATACGAGAACTGCAG CTGAAACTGCAGCGACAGAACATGTGTCTGGGCCCTCCCCCCTTGCTGATCACTGGAAAGAGAATGGAAGATTCTGGAGCCACCTCTGAGGATGATGGTTTACCCCAGAGCCCTCCAGAGATCTTGTTCCATGACCGAACAGCACAGGGGCCTTCCTACAAG TTCCCTGACACTCACAGGCACCATAGCTCTCTGAGTTTAGCAGGGACaggaagtgaggaggaggagcag TGCCTCTCCCAGCcctcctcccgtcctctctccccGAATCCTGCTTCCCCCTGTGATCCAGAGCCCTCCCCTGCAGTGGACttcaccagcccagcccagtacaCTCCTAGCCTGGACAGCTCTGCCGCCCGTCACCGCATGTCTGTTAAACCCAGGAACCAGAGGGCCAGCGCCAAGGGACGGAAAGGTCCCCTG AGAGCAAGCAGACTTGGCTCAGAGAGCCTGAGTGACCTGGACCCAGACCAGCCCCTGtctgagagggaggaagagcaggATGGAACGGAGgacgaggacagagaggaagaggaggagagggagcgacCGTTCTCTTCATCTCCAAAAGACTCTGAGGAGAAGCCCTGGCAGTCAGTACCCCCTGGTGGTCAGAAAGAGGTATTACAGATACAAGAGTCCTCTGAGACAGAGGGACGCGTCACCACCAACCCTCTCTACCTCCAGGCTATGACCTCTCCTCTATCAGAACCCATGACCAAGACCTCCATCCTGGAGACCCCGAGCCTGTCCACTcccccttcagcagcagtggaGGAGCCACAGAAGCCCCCGGAACCTATCCGGGTCAAACGCCCAAGAACTCTCATCCAGGATAATTCAGACCAGGGAAGTCGGTCTGGGTCTACATCTGAAAAGACCCTCTTCAGGCCTCTCAGTCCTGTCTATGGATCAGATAATATCACTTCCATCACAAATCAACTGCCCTCAAAAGAGAAGCCAGAGGAGAATATGACCCCAGCCACCTCTAACAAGGGAGACAGGTTGAGCAGAAACACACAGGGTGTGAGCATAGCAGACACCAGCAGCTCTACACACCACTCTGCTCTACCTACCCATGCCTCTCGCGTTATaagacaaacacagacacctgCTTATGAGAGCgagtctgtcagagagactacAGCAGTCCCACTGTCGGGCATTAATGAAGAAACCTCCAAATTGGACCTGGTGCAGAGGACAACAGGGCCACCTACTGGCCATGAAGACACACTGCCTAGAGCAAACagtttctccacctcctccttgaGACAGCGTTCCAAGAGTGCCACTGGCAGAGCCCACACAGGGACGAGAAACGAGGAGATGAATGCAGAAGGAAAAGGAGGGGAGGGTTTGGTGGCCAAGAACCCTCATCAGGAGTCTGTCAGAAGGCAAGAGGTAAAACCAGAGCAGGCCACATTTAAAGGCCTGAAGGAAAACCAACCACAACCCTCACCTCAGGAGAGAAAAGTACAAACAGAGGTAGAAGTCGTGGAGGAGACAGGactgaagggaggagagaaaagggatgGGCAGAGTGAgggaaatgaggaggaggagcaggagaggaggagtgctTTCGGAGTGAAGCTGCGCACCACTTCTCAGTCTCTGAAGTATCGCTTGGAGAGGGACCAAGAATTCAGGGTTAAGTGTCATATTGTCTCAACAACTGCAGAACCAGTCAAAGGCGAAATTGGCACAAGTTCAAAGGTCAGGGGTGACTTGGCAAATAAGGCATCGAGGAAGGGCCCGTCACAAGTGTCTGATTGCCCCCCCCCATACACCCCTGACAGAAACAGACTCAACGAGAACCAAG ATGATGATGATACTGACCTGGTAGTAGATGCCTTTTCAGACCCAG ACAAAGGCCCATCCTCCAGACCTGCTCTGGGGCTCCCAAGATGGACTGAGACCCCTGGGTCTAATGGGTCAGCTGGATCGGAGCCTGTCTGGATGTCCATGGCCCGGGAAAAGACCAGGAGTCTCCAAAAGCATCTCAGTCCAGAGACAGATGCTGGGATGGGGGGGACAACAACGCCCCAGTACACCCCATCACCACggccagctccaaccccagccccacAGCCGAGATTACAACCAACAGCTCAGCCATCAACACAACCTCCATCACAATCACAGCCAAGCACAAAAACAGCCTCGCAAAAACAAACATCACCCCCAGTGGTACAATCACCATCTCAACCAATACCAAGCCGTAGACCAATCCTACAGGAAATGCATCTGACAGCTAAACTCAAAACATTGCCTTCAGATCAGCCTAACACACAATCACCATCTCAACCAATACCAAGCCGTAGACCAATCCTACAGGAAATGCATCTGACAGCTAAACTCAAAACATTGCCTTCAGATCAGCCTAACACACAATCACCATCTCAACCAATACCAAGCGGTAGACCAATCCTACGGGAAATGCATCTGACAGCTAAACTCAAAACATTGCCTTCAGATCAGCCTAACACACAAACAGCATCACAACCGACACCACAAGGAACAGCGCAACAGCTGACACAACCGTCCTCCCAACCTCACACGCCAACCAGACCAACTCTACGAGGAGCGTCTGAGAGATCCTCCACGTCTCTGAAGAGAGCTGAGAAGATGCCTGTGGAGAAATGGACAGAAAGAGCGCTCCCAACTGGGACTATG GAGGAATCTAGCAATGGTCAAATTGAGATTCACATCGCAAATCCTGAGATACcttcttcttcatcatcatcatcctcattgtCACACCGGGGTCAGCCAACCTGGATGGAACTTGCCAAGAGGAAATCTCTGGCCTGGAGTGACAAGACTATGGACTAA